The Panicum virgatum strain AP13 chromosome 5K, P.virgatum_v5, whole genome shotgun sequence genome has a window encoding:
- the LOC120706801 gene encoding leghemoglobin reductase-like, which yields MALAILARRRAAEAVLRRPRAAAVSAWRAYAAAGEESDVVVLGGGPGGYVAAIKAAQLGLKTTCIEKRGTLGGTCLNVGCIPSKALLHSSHMYHEAKTSFAHHGVKISNLEVDLPAMMAQKDKAVAGLTKGIEGLFKKNKVTYVKGFGKLASPSEVSVDLIDGGSTVVKGKNIIIATGSDVKSLPGITIDEKKVVSSTGALCLSEIPKKLVVIGAGYIGLEMGSVWNRLGSEVTVVEFAPDIVPSMDGEVRKQFQRMLEKQKFKFMLKTKVVGCDTSGDGVKLTLEPAAGGDQTILEADVVLVSAGRTPFTSGIGLETIGVETDKAGRILVDKRFMTNVKGVYAIGDAIPGPMLAHKAEEDGVACVEFIAGKEGHVDYDTVPGVVYTHPEVASVGKTEEQVKALGIAYRVGKFPLLANSRAKAIDDAEGLVKVVAEKETDKILGVHIMAPNAGEIIHEAVLALQYGASSEDVARTCHAHPTVSEALKEACLQTFSKAIHI from the exons ATGGCGCTGGCGATCCTcgcgaggcggcgcgcggcggaggccgtgctccggcggccgcgggcggcggccgtgtCGGCGTGGAGGGCgtacgcggcggcgggcgaggagaGCGACGTCGTCGTGCTGGGCGGCGGGCCCGGCGGGTACGTCGCGGCGATCAAGGCCGCGCAGCTCGGGCTCAAGACCACCTGCATCGAGAAGAGGGGCACCCTCGGCGGGACCTGCCTCAACGTCGGGTGCATCCCGTCCAAG GCTCTTCTGCACTCATCACATATGTACCATGAAGCAAAGACTTCTTTTGCGCACCATGGAGTTAAGATCTCAAATCTGGAAGTGGACCTTCCAGCGATGATGGCTCAGAAAGACAAGGCTGTGGCAGGACTAACAAAAGGGATTGAAGGACTCTTTAAAAAGAACAAGGTGACCTATGTTAAAGGCTTTGGGAAATTGGCTTCCCCCTCAGAAGTATCAGTTGATTTAATTGATGGCGGTAGCACTGTTGTCAAGGGGAAAAACATAATCATTGCAACTGGGTCTGACGTAAAATCACTTCCTGGAATAACTATTGATGAGAAGAAAGTTGTTTCATCTACTGGTGCTTTGTGCTTGTCTGAGATCCCAAAGAAACTGGTGGTAATCGGTGCAGGTTATATTGGCCTTGAGATGGGTTCAGTCTGGAACCGCCTTGGTTCAGAGGTCACTGTTGTTGAATTTGCGCCAGATATAGTACCATCAATGGATGGCGAGGTCAGGAAGCAGTTCCAACGCATGTTGGAGAAGCAGAAGTTCAAGTTCATGCTCAAGACAAAGGTAGTTGGGTGTGATACCAGTGGAGATGGCGTGAAGCTGACGCTCGAGCCTGCAGCTGGTGGTGATCAGACCATCCTTGAAGCAGATGTTGTCCTTGTCTCTGCTGGCAGAACCCCATTTACTTCTGGCATCGGACTAGAAACCATTGGTGTTGAGACAGATAAGGCTGGCAGGATACTAGTTGATAAGCGCTTCATGACCAATGTGAAGGGAGTCTATGCAATTGGGGATGCCATCCCTGGGCCCATGCTTGCCCATAAAGCTGAAGAGGATGGTGTTGCATGTGTTGAGTTCATTGCTGGAAAGGAAGGCCATGTTGACTATGACACAGTTCCAGGTGTAGTTTATACACATCCAGAAGTTGCCTCTGTTGGCAAGACTgaggagcaggtgaaggctCTAGGAATCGCCTACCGTGTTGGCAAATTCCCACTGCTGGCTAACAGCCGTGCAAAGGCCATTGACGATGCTGAGGGGCTAGTCAAGGTGGTGGCTGAGAAGGAAACTGACAAGATTCTCGGTGTGCACATAATGGCGCCTAATGCTGGGGAAATCATCCACGAAGCTGTGCTTGCCTTGCAGTACGGAGCATCGAGCGAAGACGTTGCCCGCACTTGCCATGCGCATCCCACTGTGAGCGAGGCCCTCAAGGAGGCTTGCTTACAAACCTTCTCCAAGGCTATCCACATATGA